The Couchioplanes caeruleus sequence GTCGGGTTGTCGCGTACGCCCTGCTCAGCCGGATCACGGTGGGCGCGGAGCCGGCGCTGGCCCTCGGACCGGTCGCCGTGCTGCCGAGCGAGCAGCGGCGCGGCCTCGGTGCGGCGGTGATCTCCCAGGGACTCCGGCTGGCTACCGCCGCCGGCGAGCGGCTCGTGCTAGTGCTCGGCGATCCCGCCTACTACCGGCGTTTCGGGTTCGTGCCGGCGGCGCCGTACGGAATCCACAGCCCGTGGTCCGGCCTCGGCGACGCCTGGCAGCTCCTGGTCCTGAGGGACGTCGAGGCCCGCTACCCGGCGCCCTGGCACGAGCTCTAAGGCTGAGTACGCAGGTAGCGGCCGAAGTGCGGCACCGTGAACGCGACCGTGCCGCGCTCTCCCGAGTAGATGAGCCCCTTCTTGATCAAGGCGTCCCGCGCGGGTGACAGGCTCGCCGGTCGGCGGGAGAGCGACGCCGCGATGTCCGAGGTGGGCACCGCCGCGTCCATGTCGTGGCCACCCTCGCCGGACAGCGCCGCCATCGCCCGCATGTACTCCCGTTCCGCCGGGGTCGCGCGCTCGAAGCGGGAGCCGAAGAAGCCCACGGCGAGCTCGGCCTCGGCCTCCGGCGCGGCGACCCGGACGTCCTCGGCGGTCACCGGGGAGGTCGGCGCGTGGTCCCACGTCGCCTTTCCGTACGCCTGGACGAAGTACGGATATCCGCCCGACTTCTCGTAGAGCAGGTCCAGCGCCTCGGCGTCGTAATCGACGTCCTCGCGTGCCGCCGGGGCGCACAGCGCCAGGTCCGCCGCGATGCGGTCGAGCCGGTCGATGCGCTGGTAGCGGAACAGCCGCTCGGAATACGACTTCGCGGCGGACAGCACGGCGGGCAGGTGCGGCAGGCCGGCGCCGACCACGATCAGCGGCGCGCCGAGCTGCGACAGCTCGTGACAGGCGGCGCAGAGCGCGGACACGTCCGCCGGGCCGAG is a genomic window containing:
- a CDS encoding GNAT family N-acetyltransferase — protein: MNLRVERPGDAGPVWAVLTAAFETDAEARLVDSLRDTDAWLPGMSVLAEEEGRVVAYALLSRITVGAEPALALGPVAVLPSEQRRGLGAAVISQGLRLATAAGERLVLVLGDPAYYRRFGFVPAAPYGIHSPWSGLGDAWQLLVLRDVEARYPAPWHEL
- a CDS encoding ATP-binding protein, giving the protein MDPVRNPYAPGAGQRPPELAGRGRELDAFDVVLERVARGRPERSLVLTGLRGVGKTVLLNTLRSAAIGRLWGTGKIEARPDQSLRRPVSAALHMAIRELTPHHRNPDRVDEVLAVLKAFALRANDANAKLRDRWTPGIDVPAARGRADSGDIEIDLVELFTDAASLATDVGTGIALFIDEMQDLGPADVSALCAACHELSQLGAPLIVVGAGLPHLPAVLSAAKSYSERLFRYQRIDRLDRIAADLALCAPAAREDVDYDAEALDLLYEKSGGYPYFVQAYGKATWDHAPTSPVTAEDVRVAAPEAEAELAVGFFGSRFERATPAEREYMRAMAALSGEGGHDMDAAVPTSDIAASLSRRPASLSPARDALIKKGLIYSGERGTVAFTVPHFGRYLRTQP